The nucleotide sequence CTTTTTCTTCTTTTTGGGTGGCAGGACGGCATGCGCGTATTCCCAGATCTGTTCCGGAGTTTCGAACAGGCGGTCGTAGGTACCATCATTGTCGTATTCGCATTCATCAGTTGTGTAAGTACGGCAGATTTGAGGTCGATCTTCGTAATTACCACAGCGATAATCATCCAGGAGGTATTTACAGTCGCCGTAAACCATCAGGAACCAGACGTCGTCGTCGACAAAAATGGCACAGCTTCCATGCATGACGTACCAGCGCATATGGTCATAGTCTTCCCAGGTTTCAGGAGTTTCGATTGGCAGCGCAAAATAACGACAACAACGGGCCGTGCAATAGCTGCACAATACTTCGCCCGGTTTGAGTTCAGTTCGTTTGACTGTCACTGTTGACATATTCGGAGACCTCTGGTGAAGAGTTTGAAGGCTGAAAACGGGTCAGAAGCGACTGCTGTGAGAATCGCACTCTGGAAAACACTGTGAATG is from Gimesia maris and encodes:
- a CDS encoding YkgJ family cysteine cluster protein; translation: MSTVTVKRTELKPGEVLCSYCTARCCRYFALPIETPETWEDYDHMRWYVMHGSCAIFVDDDVWFLMVYGDCKYLLDDYRCGNYEDRPQICRTYTTDECEYDNDGTYDRLFETPEQIWEYAHAVLPPKKKKKKKKPAAEATHQKLPIVHI